The segment TTTTCAATTGCATCGATTGATAGAGTTCTAATAGTTTGAATGGATAACTGATCAATATCTATTTTTTGTTGGAGCACGATTTCCCCTCCCCTAATGTCTGTTTTTATTAAGCTTTACCTGAAGATCCAAATTCACGCATTTTACCTTTAATGGTTTCTTTAATCGCTTCCCGGGCCGGTGTTAAAAATTTGCGCGGATCAAACAGCTTAGCATCGTTATTTAAAACTTCTCGAACGGCTTTTGTAGCAGCAATTTGGCTTTCTGTATTTACGTTAATTTTTGCTGTACCAAGCGAAATAGCTTTTTGGATATCTTTTGTTGGAATACCTGTACCACCGTGGAGAACAAGAGGAACACCTGTTAATTCCATAATTTCTTTCATCCGATCAAAACCAAGGTTTGGTTCACCTTTATACGGACCATGGACAGAACCTAACGCAGGTGCAAAGCAGTCTACTCCTGTTTCACGAACTAATTGCTCACATTCTGAAGGAACAGCATAAAATGATTCAGCTACTACATCATCTTCTTGTCCACCGATACGACCTAGCTCTGCTTCAACAGATACGCCAACAGCATGTGCTATTTCAACCACACGTTTTGTTAATTCAATATTTTCTTCAAGTGGAAGATGGGAACCATCGATCATAACAGATGTAAATCCAGCATGGATGGCTTGTACACATTTCTCAAGGCTTGGACCATGGTCAAGATGAATAGCAACTGGTACCGTTACGTTATATGCATCCATTAATGATTTGACCATATCGACAATTAACTTAAATCCACCCATGTAATTAGCAGCACCTACAGATACCCCGATAATAAC is part of the Bacillus methanolicus genome and harbors:
- the fba gene encoding class II fructose-1,6-bisphosphate aldolase, yielding MPLVSMKDMLNRGKENGYAVGQFNINNLEFGQAILQAAEEEKSPVIIGVSVGAANYMGGFKLIVDMVKSLMDAYNVTVPVAIHLDHGPSLEKCVQAIHAGFTSVMIDGSHLPLEENIELTKRVVEIAHAVGVSVEAELGRIGGQEDDVVAESFYAVPSECEQLVRETGVDCFAPALGSVHGPYKGEPNLGFDRMKEIMELTGVPLVLHGGTGIPTKDIQKAISLGTAKINVNTESQIAATKAVREVLNNDAKLFDPRKFLTPAREAIKETIKGKMREFGSSGKA